Proteins from a single region of Verrucomicrobiales bacterium:
- the acnA gene encoding aconitate hydratase AcnA: protein MSASHQLFQTLQTFDLGNGKTGQYYSLPALEKAGVGAISKLPVSIRIVLESVLRNCDGKKVLEQNVRELAQWQPKAERTAEIPFVVARIVLQDFTGVPLLVDLAAMRSAVARMGKNPKIIEPLVPVDLVVDHSVQVDFAGSADAMKKNLELEFSRNRERYQFLKWGMQAFDTFKVVPPGIGIVHQVNLEYLAKGVLNQGGVYYPDTLVGTDSHTTMINGIGIVGWGVGGIEAEAGMLGQPVYFLTPDVVGVHLTGSLSEGVTATDLALTLTQMLRKAKVVGKFVEFYGPGAAALPLVDRATIANMAPEYGATMGFFPIDAESVNYLRATGRSEEQCAIYERYYRAQGLWGIPQKGQIQYSQDLELDLSTVVPSVAGPKRPQDRIELPKLKNEFVTSFSKPVAESGFGKKAEDFASVRAEVSLEAGTKASLGHGSVLIAAITSCTNTSNPSVMLAAGLLAKKAVERGLTVNPAVKASLAPGSRVVSDYLDKTGLQPYLDQLGFNLVGYGCTTCIGNSGPLAPAIEDAVVKNDLVAASVLSGNRNFEARVHQNIKANFLMSPPLVVAFALAGRVNIDLSTEPLGVDKQGKPVLLKEIWPTLKEVRDQMLSALKPEIFQKLYTDFAGQNPKWNEIPSSVGNVYEWDRQSTYIQEPPFFTGFSMQPGSIAEIKDARALGIFGDSVTTDHISPAGAIKKSSPAGTYLLANQVQFADFNSYGSRRGNDRIMTRGTFANVRIKNLMLGGEEGGNTLLQPTGEKLSIYDAAMKYAEAKTPLVIVAGQEYGTGSSRDWAAKGTNLLGVKAVVAQSFERIHRSNLVGMGVLPLQFKEGTTAQTLKLDGTESYDVVGLNASLKPQQDLTLRITRKDGSVENVIVRCRIDTPIEIDYYQHGGILLYVLRQLAAKA, encoded by the coding sequence ATGAGCGCATCGCACCAATTGTTTCAAACACTGCAGACCTTCGATCTCGGAAACGGGAAGACCGGCCAATACTATTCGTTGCCGGCCCTGGAAAAAGCCGGTGTCGGCGCCATTTCCAAGCTGCCGGTTTCGATCCGGATCGTGCTGGAGTCCGTGCTGCGTAATTGCGACGGCAAGAAAGTGCTGGAACAAAATGTGCGCGAATTGGCGCAATGGCAGCCGAAGGCCGAGCGCACTGCTGAAATCCCTTTCGTCGTCGCGCGCATCGTGCTCCAGGATTTCACCGGAGTCCCGCTGCTGGTGGATCTCGCGGCCATGCGGTCAGCCGTCGCCCGCATGGGCAAAAACCCGAAGATCATCGAGCCGCTGGTCCCTGTGGACCTGGTCGTAGACCACTCGGTGCAGGTGGACTTCGCTGGCAGCGCGGACGCGATGAAGAAAAATCTCGAGCTCGAGTTTTCTCGCAATCGGGAGCGCTACCAGTTTCTGAAATGGGGCATGCAGGCTTTTGACACTTTCAAAGTCGTCCCGCCCGGCATCGGCATCGTCCACCAAGTCAACCTGGAATATCTCGCCAAAGGTGTTCTGAACCAGGGCGGAGTGTACTATCCGGATACGCTGGTCGGAACGGACTCTCACACCACGATGATCAACGGCATCGGGATTGTCGGCTGGGGTGTCGGCGGCATCGAGGCCGAGGCAGGAATGCTCGGACAGCCCGTCTACTTCCTGACCCCTGATGTGGTCGGTGTTCATTTGACTGGCAGCTTGAGCGAGGGAGTTACCGCCACCGATCTGGCACTGACCCTCACGCAGATGCTGCGGAAAGCCAAAGTCGTGGGCAAGTTTGTCGAGTTCTACGGTCCAGGCGCCGCCGCCCTGCCATTGGTGGATCGCGCCACCATCGCGAACATGGCCCCCGAGTACGGGGCGACCATGGGCTTCTTCCCCATCGACGCGGAATCGGTCAACTACCTGCGCGCCACCGGGCGAAGCGAGGAGCAATGCGCGATCTACGAGCGCTATTACCGCGCTCAGGGATTGTGGGGCATTCCGCAGAAGGGACAGATCCAGTACTCCCAGGACTTGGAGCTCGACCTCTCCACCGTCGTTCCTAGTGTGGCCGGACCGAAACGCCCGCAAGACCGCATCGAGTTGCCCAAGCTGAAAAACGAATTTGTCACCTCGTTCTCCAAGCCGGTGGCCGAAAGCGGGTTTGGCAAGAAGGCCGAAGACTTTGCTTCAGTCCGCGCCGAGGTCTCCCTGGAAGCGGGCACCAAAGCCTCGCTGGGTCATGGATCGGTGCTCATCGCCGCGATCACCAGCTGCACGAACACCTCCAACCCGAGCGTCATGCTCGCTGCCGGTTTGCTGGCCAAGAAGGCGGTGGAACGAGGCCTCACGGTGAACCCCGCGGTGAAAGCCTCGCTCGCCCCGGGATCTCGCGTGGTGAGCGACTATTTGGACAAGACCGGGCTTCAGCCTTATCTGGATCAACTCGGATTCAATCTGGTCGGGTATGGCTGCACCACTTGCATCGGAAACTCCGGTCCGCTCGCCCCGGCGATCGAGGATGCCGTGGTGAAAAACGACCTCGTGGCTGCCTCGGTTCTCTCGGGCAACCGAAACTTTGAAGCCCGCGTCCACCAGAACATCAAGGCGAACTTCCTCATGTCGCCGCCGCTCGTGGTGGCCTTCGCACTCGCCGGGCGAGTCAACATCGACCTCTCCACCGAGCCGCTCGGGGTGGACAAGCAAGGGAAGCCGGTGCTGCTCAAGGAGATTTGGCCCACGTTGAAGGAAGTGCGTGATCAGATGCTGTCCGCCCTGAAGCCCGAGATCTTCCAGAAGCTGTACACGGACTTCGCCGGACAGAATCCCAAGTGGAACGAGATCCCGTCCTCTGTGGGCAACGTTTACGAATGGGACCGGCAGAGCACTTACATCCAGGAACCGCCTTTCTTCACCGGATTCTCGATGCAGCCGGGATCCATCGCCGAGATCAAGGACGCCCGCGCGCTGGGGATCTTCGGCGACTCGGTGACAACCGATCACATCTCCCCGGCCGGAGCGATCAAGAAGTCCTCGCCGGCCGGCACGTACCTGCTCGCGAACCAGGTTCAGTTTGCCGACTTCAATAGCTACGGGTCGCGCCGTGGCAACGACCGCATCATGACGCGCGGCACGTTCGCGAATGTCCGCATCAAGAATCTCATGCTGGGCGGAGAGGAAGGGGGCAACACACTCCTTCAGCCAACAGGTGAGAAGTTGTCCATCTATGATGCCGCCATGAAGTATGCGGAAGCCAAGACGCCGCTGGTCATCGTCGCTGGCCAGGAATACGGCACCGGCAGCTCACGCGATTGGGCCGCCAAAGGGACCAACCTGCTGGGAGTCAAAGCAGTCGTCGCCCAAAGCTTCGAACGAATCCATCGCTCGAACCTGGTCGGCATGGGCGTTCTCCCCCTGCAGTTCAAAGAGGGGACAACCGCTCAGACCCTCAAGCTGGACGGCACCGAGAGCTACGATGTGGTGGGGCTGAATGCCAGCCTGAAACCACAACAGGATCTCACGCTCCGCATCACGCGCAAAGATGGTTCGGTCGAGAATGTCATCGTGCGCTGCCGGATCGATACGCCCATCGAGATTGATTACTACCAGCATGGCGGGATCCTCCTGTACGTCCTGCGGCAGCTGGCTGCAAAAGCCTAA
- a CDS encoding alpha/beta fold hydrolase, with the protein MPVPLIESSYEPPWLLRNGHAHTVYPAMRRRISDVTYQRERLELPDGDFIDLDWARVGGARLVVVAHGLEGSSQGGYVRGMVRAFNRRGWDAVAMNFRGCSGEPNRLLRFYHSGVSDDLGLVVQHVSGPGTYAGVGLVGFSLGGNVTLKYVGELGELVPSWLVGAVAISVPCDLKASARAMSGAAQRPYMARFISDLHLKLKAKQARFPKQLDDTGYSELRTFKDFDDRYTAPIHGFADAEDYWAKSSSRFLMPAIRCRSLLLNALDDPFLADECFPVELARSHHWLHLETPSRGGHVGFVGSGLLPDEYYSERRALEFLGATAQPG; encoded by the coding sequence ATGCCGGTGCCGTTGATCGAATCCAGTTACGAGCCTCCTTGGTTGTTGCGCAACGGTCATGCCCATACGGTTTACCCTGCGATGCGCAGGCGGATTTCTGACGTGACCTACCAGCGGGAGCGGCTCGAGTTGCCGGATGGCGATTTCATCGACTTGGATTGGGCGCGGGTGGGGGGCGCACGGCTGGTGGTGGTGGCGCACGGGCTCGAGGGCTCCTCTCAGGGCGGCTATGTCCGGGGAATGGTGCGGGCGTTTAATCGACGGGGCTGGGATGCGGTGGCCATGAATTTTCGAGGCTGCAGCGGCGAACCCAATCGGTTGCTCCGATTCTATCATAGCGGGGTGTCCGACGACCTGGGCTTGGTGGTCCAGCATGTCTCAGGGCCGGGAACTTACGCCGGCGTGGGATTGGTGGGCTTTAGCCTTGGTGGAAATGTGACCCTCAAGTATGTCGGGGAGTTGGGGGAGTTGGTGCCATCCTGGCTGGTCGGGGCCGTGGCGATCTCGGTTCCTTGCGATTTGAAAGCCTCTGCCCGAGCGATGTCGGGGGCTGCTCAGCGTCCCTATATGGCGAGGTTTATCTCGGACCTCCACCTGAAGCTCAAAGCTAAGCAGGCTCGTTTTCCTAAGCAGCTCGATGACACCGGCTACTCGGAGCTGAGGACCTTCAAGGACTTTGATGACCGCTACACCGCCCCCATTCACGGATTCGCGGATGCGGAGGACTACTGGGCCAAATCCAGTTCGCGGTTTCTGATGCCTGCCATTCGCTGCCGCTCACTCCTGCTCAATGCGCTGGATGACCCATTTCTGGCGGATGAGTGCTTTCCTGTCGAGCTGGCGCGAAGCCACCACTGGCTTCACTTGGAAACCCCGTCTCGCGGCGGGCACGTTGGATTTGTCGGCAGCGGGTTGCTGCCGGACGAATACTACAGTGAACGCCGTGCCCTCGAGTTTCTGGGCGCGACTGCTCAGCCCGGTTAG